One genomic window of Punica granatum isolate Tunisia-2019 chromosome 1, ASM765513v2, whole genome shotgun sequence includes the following:
- the LOC116212984 gene encoding kinesin-like protein KIN-4A: protein MEPAGGGEDCCVKVAVHIRPLIGDEKLQGCKDCVTVVPGKPQVQIGTHSFTFDHVYGSTGSPSSAMFEECVAPLVDGLFQGYNATVLAYGQTGSGKTYTMGTGFKDGCQTGLIPQVMNALFSKIESLKHQTEFQMHVSFIEILKEEVQDLLEPTCLSKSETANGHAGKVSVPGKPPIQIRESSNGVITLAGSTEVSVTSLKEMAACLEQGSLSRATGSTNMNNQSSRSHAIFTITMEQMRKLNPLYPADSSAETLNEEYLCAKLHLVDLAGSERAKRTGSDGLRFKEGVHINKGLLALGNVISALGDEKKRKEGVHVPYRDSKLTRLLQDSLGGNSRTVMIACISPADINAEETLNTLKYANRARNIQNKPVVNRDPTSSEMLKMRQQLEYLQAELFARGGPSSEEVQVLKERIAWLETVNENLYRELREHRSRCLSGEQCESDSQEDNCSVKSDGLKRGLQSMEACDYQMNETISGDSRDIDEVAKEWEHTILQNSMDKEMHELNRRLEEKESEMKLFGGLDTVALKQHFGKKIMELEDEKRTVQQERDRLLAEVENRASNTDGQTQKMQDMHAQKLKTLEAQILDLKKKQENQVQLLKQKQKSDEAAKRLQEEIQSIKAQKVQLQHRMKQEAEQFRQWKASREKELLQLRKEGRKNEYERHKLQALNQRQKLVLQRKTEEAAMATKRLKELLEARKSNTRDNSVMSNGNGINGQSNEKSLQKWLDHELEVMVNVHEVRFEYEKQSQVRAALAEELAVLKQVDEFASKGLSPPRGKNGFARASSMSPNARMARISSLENMLSISSNSLVAMASQLSEAEERERGFTNRGRWNNLRSMGDAKNLLQYMFSSLGDARCQMWEKDMEIREMKEQLRELVGLLRQSETRRKEVEKEMKLREQAFAIALASSPSGNSHNSLKHSADDLSGPLSPMSVPAQKQLKYTPGIANGSAREYAAFVDHTRKMIPMGQLSMKKMAAVGQAGKLWRWKRSHHQWLLQFKWKWQKPWRLSEWIRHSDETIIKTRPRPQALPDMI, encoded by the exons GTACAAATAGGCACGCATTCCTTCACTTTTGATCACGTCTATGGGAGCACGGGTTCTCCTTCATCAGCAATGTTTGAAGAATGTGTTGCTCCTCTTGTTGATGGCCTTTTCCAAGGATATAATGCGACCGTTCTTGCTTATGGGCAG ACAGGATCTGGAAAAACCTATACAATGGGCACTGGCTTTAAGGATGGTTGCCAGACAGGACTAATCCCTCAAGTCATGAATGCTTTATTCAGTAAGATTGAAAGCTTAAAGCATCAGACCGAGTTTCAAATGCACGTTTCCTTCATCGAG atCTTGAAAGAAGAAGTGCAAGATCTGCTGGAACCCACCTGTCTGAGCAAGTCAGAGACTGCGAATGGGCACGCAGGGAAAGTATCCGTTCCAGGAAAACCACCAATCCAGATCCGTGAATCCTCGAATGGTGTTATTACATTGGCGGGGTCCACTGAAGTTAGTGTTACCTCGCTAAAGGAGATGGCTGCCTGCCTGGAACAGGGGTCTCTGAGCCGGGCTACTGGAAGCACGAACATGAACAATCAGTCAAG CCGTTCCCATGCAATCTTTACCATCACAATGGAGCAGATGCGGAAGCTTAATCCTCTCTACCCAGCCGATAGCAGTGCTGAGACTTTGAATGAAGAATATCTATGTGCCAAGCTACATCTTGTAGATCTTGCTGGCTCAGAACGCGCTAAAAGAACTGGTTCGGATGGTCTACGATTTAAGGAAG GAGTCCACATCAATAAGGGCCTTCTTGCACTTGGCAATGTTATCAGTGCTCTTGGAGATGAGAAGAAGCGGAAAGAAGGTGTTCATGTTCCCTACCGAGACAGTAAACTTACCCGGCTTTTGCAG GATTCACTTGGTGGTAATAGTCGAACAGTGATGATAG CCTGCATTAGCCCTGCTGATATCAATGCTGAAGAGACACTGAACACTTTGAAGTATGCAAATCGTGCTCGAAATATCCAAAATAAGCCTGTC GTTAACAGAGATCCCACGTCCAGTGAAATGCTAAAGATGCGCCAACAACTTGAGTATCTGCAAGCAGAACTTTTTGCTCGTGGCGGGCCTTCCTCTGAAGAAGTGCAG GTTCTCAAGGAAAGGATTGCATGGCTTGAGACTGTAAATGAGAATCTCTATCGTGAACTTCGCGAGCACCGGAGCAGATGCTTATCTGGGGAGCAATGTGAATCGGATTCCCAA gAGGATAACTGTTCGGTGAAAAGTGATGGTCTCAAAAGAGGCTTGCAGAGTATGGAGGCTTGTGATTACCAAATGAATGAAACAATAAGTG GTGATTCGAGGGATATTGATGAAGTAGCAAAAGAGTGGGAGCACACGATACTACAGAACTCTATGGACAAAGAGATGCACGAGTTAAATCGACGCCTAGAAGAGAAGGAG TCTGAGATGAAACTCTTTGGAGGCTTAGATACAGTGGCGCTCAAGCAGCACTTTGGAAAGAAGATTATGGAATTGGAGGACGAAAAGAGAACTGTGCAG CAAGAGAGAGATCGTCTATTAGCTGAAGTAGAAAATCGAGCTTCTAATACCGATGGACAAACCCAAAAGATGCAGGACATGCATGCCCAGAAATTAAAAACGCTTGAGGCTCAG ATTTTGGATCTTAAGAAGAAGCAAGAGAACCAGGTGCAATTATTAAAGCAAAAGCAGAAGAGTGACGAAGCAGCAAAGCGGTTACAGGAAGAGATTCAATCGATAAAAGCACAAAAG GTTCAACTGCAACATAGAATGAAACAAGAGGCTGAGCAGTTTCGGCAATGGAAGGCTTCCAGAGAAAAGGAGCTCTTGCAG TTGCGGAAGGAGGGGAGGAAGAACGAATATGAAAGGCATAAGCTACAAGCTTTGAATCAGCGACAGAAATTG GTTCTTCAGAGGAAGACAGAAGAGGCTGCAATGGCAACGAAGAGGCTGAAGGAATTGCTAGAAGCTCGCAAATCAAATACACGAGACAACTCTG TTATGAGCAATGGAAATGGAATTAATGGGCAG AGCAATGAGAAGTCTTTGCAAAAGTGGCTCGACCATGAGCTTGAAGTGATGGTCAATGTCCATGAAGTTCGCTTTGAATATGAGAAACAGAGCCAAGT TCGGGCTGCATTGGCAGAAGAGTTGGCAGTGCTGAAGCAAGTGGATGAGTTTGCTTCAAAGGGGCTAAGTCCACCGAGGGGGAAGAATGGTTTCGCTAG GGCATCCTCCATGTCTCCAAATGCAAGGATGGCGAGGATATCTTCACTCGAAAATATGCTAAGCATTTCATCAAATTCTTTAGTAGCCATGGCTTCTCAACTGTCAGAGGCAGAAGAGAGGGAACGCGGTTTCACAAACCGTGGACGTTGGAACAACTTGCGATCAATGGGAGATGCGAAGAACCTCCTCCAATACATGTTCAGTTCTCTCGGTGATGCAAG ATGCCAAATGTGGGAGAAGGACATGGAGATCAGGGAAATGAAAGAACAGCTAAGAGAACTTGTGGGATTATTGCGACAGAGTGAGACCCGAAGGAAGGAGGTCGAGAAGGAGATGAAGTTGAGAGAGCAGGCTTTTGCAATTGCATTGGCATCATCACCTTCA GGAAACTCACACAATTCATTGAAGCATTCTGCTGACGACTTGAGTGGTCCTCTGTCTCCGATGTCCGTGCCAGCACAGAAGCAGCTCAAATACACCCCTGGAATCGCAAACGGCTCTGCAAGAGAATATGCTGCATTTGTAGATCACACGCGAAAG ATGATCCCGATGGGGCAACTATCAATGAAGAAGATGGCAGCAGTGGGGCAAGCAGGGAAGCTGTGGAGGTGGAAGAGAAGCCATCACCAATGGCTCCTGCAGTTCAAGTGGAAGTGGCAGAAACCATGGAGGCTCTCCGAATGGATTCGGCACAGTGATGAGACCATTATAAAGACGAGGCCTCGTCCTCAGGCCCTTCCTGATATGATCTGA
- the LOC116193022 gene encoding uncharacterized protein LOC116193022: MTGQAPDRADAEMAEVEAASQQLSRGGEDAAREMLATARQLIDQGKPSQALQAVVMATRAKGGDEAVCLFLQRARDLYRTRIQSNAAIDQLASLFAECAIAEAEPQNGEPLPETMASNPSMDPDAQRGSILAETGRVQVVLDAFADGSSFICLQCGGLVSVHRKDEHYAYWCG; the protein is encoded by the exons ATGACGGGCCAAGCGCCGGACCGCGCTGATGCTGAGATGGCGGAGGTGGAGGCGGCCTCGCAGCAGCTCTCTCGCGGCGGAGAGGACGCCGCCAGGGAGATGCTGGCGACGGCTCGCCAGCTCATCGACCAGGGGAAGCCCTCTCAGGCCCTCCAGGCG GTGGTAATGGCAACAAGGGCTAAAGGTGGGGACGAGGCTGTGTGTCTGTTCCTTCAGCGGGCTCGTGACCTATATCGGACAAGAATTCAATCGAATGCTGCCATTGATCAGCTGGCCTCCTTGTTCGCTGAGTGCGCCATAGCTGAAGCAGAGCCTCAGAACGGTGAGCCTTTACCAGAAACTATGGCATCCAACCCATCCATGGATCCAGATGCTCAAAGGGGCTCTATTTTGGCTGAAACTGGGAGAGTCCAGGTTGTGCTCGATGCATTTGCTGATGGGAGCAGTTTCATCTGCTTGCAATGTGGGGGCCTTGTTAGCGTACATCGAAAAGACGAGCATTATGCCTACTGGTGTGGGTAG
- the LOC116194651 gene encoding uncharacterized protein At4g06744 produces the protein MIRTISSPTATASVFLAVLVFLTCLSSEAEPNLLNSSDLPLVPDLPLVPDLPLVPEILEFLDQRLAVIYPVIQAFKSIITLDPLGITKTWQGPDICNYQGFYCDSPPDNNSATTLASIDFNGFQLFAPTLEGFLDQLPDLALFHANSNNFGGMIPSSIAKLPYLYELDLSNNRFSGPFPSVLLGMPDLTFLDLRFNSFTGSVPPQIFAQNLDVLFLNNNDFDQRLPDDIGSNHVLYLTLANNKFTGPIPRSISRALSSLTEVLFLNNQFTGCIPYEIGLLNEAVVLDIGYNRLTGPLPASLACLDKAEQLNFAGNSLHGIVPEVICWLGIGKNLMNFSLSNNYFTNVGPWCRALIERGILDVRNNCIPNLPSQRPVSECAGFFSRSRFLCPRIWTYNYVPCSRPHPSSSDVPLIPGSAPTP, from the coding sequence ATGATCAGAACCATTTCATCTCCAACTGCCACGGCTTCGGTGTTCCTCGCAGTCCTCGTATTCCTGACATGCCTCTCGTCCGAAGCCGAACCAAACCTCCTCAACTCCTCGGACCTCCCGCTCGTCCCGGACCTCCCTCTCGTCCCGGATCTCCCTCTCGTCCCGGAAATCCTGGAATTCCTCGACCAGAGGCTCGCGGTGATCTACCCGGTGATCCAAGCCTTCAAGTCCATCATCACCTTGGACCCGCTAGGAATCACAAAGACATGGCAGGGCCCGGACATCTGCAATTACCAAGGCTTCTACTGCGACAGCCCGCCAGACAATAATTCCGCAACCACCTTGGCTTCCATTGATTTCAATGGTTTCCAGCTCTTTGCTCCGACCCTCGAGGGGTTCCTTGATCAGCTCCCCGACCTTGCCCTCTTCCATGCAAATTCCAACAACTTTGGGGGCATGATTCCCTCTAGCATCGCGAAGCTCCCTTACCTGTACGAGCTCGACTTAAGCAATAACAGATTTTCTGGGCCATTTCCTAGTGTGCTATTAGGAATGCCAGATCTCACTTTCCTGGATCTTCGGTTCAATTCCTTCACCGGATCAGTGCCGCCCCAGATATTCGCCCAGAACCTCGACGTGCTCTTCCTCAACAATAACGACTTCGACCAGAGGCTGCCTGATGACATAGGGAGCAATCACGTTCTCTACCTTACGTTAGCAAACAACAAGTTCACGGGCCCTATTCCTAGGAGCATTTCCAGGGCCCTGTCCAGCTTAACCGAAGTGCTGTTCCTGAACAACCAGTTTACAGGTTGCATTCCATACGAGATCGGGTTACTAAATGAGGCGGTAGTGCTCGATATTGGGTACAATCGTCTAACGGGTCCTTTACCAGCCTCTCTGGCTTGCCTTGACAAGGCGGAACAACTGAATTTCGCCGGGAACTCCCTCCACGGGATTGTCCCTGAGGTGATATGCTGGCTTGGAATTGGGAAGAACCTGATGAACTTCTCCCTGTCGAATAATTACTTCACTAATGTGGGACCGTGGTGTAGGGCCCTGATCGAGAGAGGGATACTCGACGTGAGGAACAACTGCATCCCCAATCTCCCGTCACAGAGGCCTGTATCTGAGTGCGCAGGGTTCTTCTCACGTTCGAGATTTTTGTGTCCTCGGATATGGACTTACAACTATGTACCATGCAGTCGTCCTCATCCCAGTTCATCAGATGTTCCATTGATTCCTGGGAGTGCTCCTACTCCTTGA